In Pseudovibrio brasiliensis, the following are encoded in one genomic region:
- a CDS encoding flagellar motor protein MotB — MALEPQELIIVRRRNSDMITTPKSGVWKIAYADFATAMMAFFLLMWLVNASDEASQRGIASYFNPIKLVDSTASPKGIRDPEETPSPTDSDEGVDNGKPIGAGGTEKQGPTSGGGADKAEPISDRDTGENSTFAGANAEDGGVKATSVSNRDYEREARYTEAQLFDNPYAILAALAAEAEATVETDGSPGTGGIGALKMAKTPVLFALPNRDPDGQGLADGTSFRDPFDPSGWQEDELPGNAPLLAQIPILHEKEEGIASNELTAEQIKVLEEASELARGGKVLPAVAGEASAESSVIVIGDAPDGEGEKLAEGEILKQLAQTHADEAGEDAVMTRLVFAEVKKGEAAAKVEEKGVSEQVEETEKTLKIEIVEAEPTPTEPVSEPIEVAQTEPETLAMVPAAKPTEATQGAESGDDEDDEGDKQLVSIANSVGAALDGLKTGASIEFTHSRDGVLIRIMDNDDFGMFAVGSSEPHPDVVKAMEKIAKVLEDENGEIVIRGHTDARPFKSKRNDNWRLSTARAHMAYFMLVRGGLDENRIVGIEGYADRRLKDVEEPYAPQNRRIEIMLMKGQA; from the coding sequence ATGGCGTTGGAACCACAAGAACTGATTATCGTTCGCAGGCGTAACAGCGACATGATCACCACACCTAAATCAGGTGTTTGGAAGATTGCATACGCTGACTTTGCAACAGCAATGATGGCCTTCTTTCTTCTCATGTGGTTGGTCAATGCATCCGATGAGGCTTCTCAGCGCGGTATTGCAAGCTATTTCAATCCGATCAAACTGGTTGATTCAACCGCGAGCCCTAAAGGTATTCGTGATCCGGAAGAAACGCCATCTCCCACTGATAGTGACGAGGGTGTCGACAACGGCAAGCCAATTGGTGCTGGTGGCACTGAGAAGCAAGGTCCGACTTCCGGCGGAGGAGCTGATAAAGCAGAGCCAATCTCAGACCGTGACACAGGTGAGAATTCCACGTTCGCTGGCGCCAACGCGGAAGATGGTGGTGTGAAAGCAACCAGTGTATCCAATCGGGATTATGAACGCGAAGCACGCTACACCGAAGCGCAGCTCTTCGATAATCCATATGCAATTCTCGCTGCGCTTGCCGCTGAAGCGGAAGCAACTGTAGAGACTGATGGGTCCCCTGGCACTGGTGGTATAGGTGCTTTGAAAATGGCGAAGACGCCAGTTCTCTTCGCACTTCCTAATCGCGACCCTGACGGTCAGGGGCTTGCAGATGGCACCAGCTTCAGAGACCCGTTCGATCCTTCTGGTTGGCAGGAAGATGAGCTGCCAGGTAACGCTCCGCTCCTCGCGCAAATTCCTATCCTTCATGAGAAGGAAGAGGGTATCGCTTCAAATGAGCTGACAGCTGAGCAGATTAAAGTCCTTGAGGAAGCTTCTGAGCTGGCGCGTGGCGGAAAAGTTCTGCCGGCAGTCGCAGGTGAAGCATCAGCTGAGAGCTCTGTTATTGTGATTGGTGATGCACCTGACGGTGAAGGTGAAAAGTTGGCTGAAGGAGAAATCCTAAAGCAGCTGGCTCAAACCCATGCTGATGAAGCGGGTGAAGATGCCGTGATGACACGCCTTGTTTTCGCTGAGGTGAAAAAAGGTGAAGCTGCGGCGAAGGTCGAAGAAAAAGGCGTTTCAGAGCAGGTTGAAGAAACCGAAAAAACGCTGAAGATTGAGATTGTCGAGGCAGAACCGACTCCGACAGAGCCTGTATCCGAACCAATCGAAGTTGCTCAGACGGAACCTGAAACTCTCGCAATGGTCCCTGCAGCTAAGCCAACTGAAGCAACTCAGGGTGCGGAGTCCGGTGATGATGAAGACGACGAAGGTGATAAACAGCTCGTCTCTATCGCAAACTCTGTTGGGGCTGCACTGGATGGCCTAAAGACGGGTGCGAGTATTGAGTTTACGCATTCCCGTGATGGTGTATTGATCCGTATTATGGACAATGACGACTTTGGTATGTTCGCAGTTGGATCTTCAGAGCCGCATCCAGATGTTGTGAAGGCAATGGAAAAGATCGCCAAGGTTCTTGAAGACGAAAACGGTGAGATCGTCATTCGCGGACACACGGATGCACGTCCATTCAAGTCCAAACGCAATGACAACTGGCGCTTGTCGACAGCTCGTGCACACATGGCCTACTTCATGCTTGTCCGGGGCGGACTTGATGAAAATCGTATCGTTGGTATTGAAGGATACGCTGATCGCCGTTTGAAGGATGTTGAAGAGCCATACGCACCGCAAAACCGTCGCATTGAAATTATGCTGATGAAAGGGCAGGCCTGA
- a CDS encoding flagellar hook-length control protein FliK, which produces MNTTLPNIDRSAPVKDASEARKDAARNDNDNGKDRFDKVIDKVRDDRKVPERRNPADDRKANAADEKSASTGSEETEASDALKQLIKKASSNTAGENTAQMPDGAKDAGVSGENLPDPTEELAAKQLVANAIMTAEQKAGLQMSAVTGLVNARGAASADKTSAMAQVLNALGTRDQKALNGDVQTSASKSDTEAVKQGATANSDIKSGIPSAKLDSSGAINLPKNDGLTVGNKQTPAEFLLKQGMPQPEASVNQNAGKAAGGEVKVVSVETHLPPADMGRPVHQVASVLTKQLPAAASAAKAAQEVLAQIAEAQAAKPMKALEIQLRPDNLGVVRANIQMRGGELEISLITSTQEAADMLKGDRQALARVLQDAGYRTETQNITVNFKDEMSDQMRQPGQNQERFGRGNNSDSEAGEGGSQQNWDEQPQAEFAGTGQNEPNTQDLRSGIYL; this is translated from the coding sequence ATGAATACCACTCTTCCAAACATTGATCGTAGTGCACCTGTGAAAGACGCATCAGAAGCGCGCAAGGATGCGGCCCGCAACGATAATGATAACGGCAAGGATCGTTTTGATAAGGTCATCGATAAGGTTCGTGATGACCGTAAAGTCCCTGAGCGCCGCAATCCTGCTGATGACCGAAAAGCAAACGCTGCTGACGAAAAAAGCGCATCAACTGGATCTGAAGAGACCGAAGCCTCAGATGCGTTGAAGCAGCTGATCAAGAAGGCAAGTTCGAACACAGCTGGTGAGAATACCGCTCAGATGCCAGATGGAGCGAAAGACGCTGGCGTAAGCGGAGAAAATCTGCCAGATCCGACTGAAGAGTTGGCAGCTAAGCAGCTTGTGGCAAATGCAATCATGACTGCTGAGCAAAAAGCCGGCCTGCAGATGAGTGCGGTCACAGGTCTTGTGAATGCCAGGGGGGCGGCCTCTGCGGATAAAACAAGCGCGATGGCACAGGTGTTGAATGCACTGGGTACGCGTGATCAAAAAGCTTTAAATGGTGATGTTCAAACGTCTGCATCTAAGTCAGATACTGAGGCTGTTAAACAGGGTGCGACGGCTAACAGCGATATAAAGTCAGGCATACCATCTGCAAAGCTGGACAGCAGTGGTGCCATCAACTTGCCAAAGAATGATGGCCTCACAGTCGGCAACAAGCAAACACCTGCTGAATTCCTTCTAAAACAGGGAATGCCTCAGCCTGAGGCCTCTGTGAACCAGAATGCTGGTAAGGCTGCAGGTGGCGAAGTTAAGGTTGTGAGTGTTGAAACACATCTGCCACCAGCTGATATGGGTCGCCCCGTACATCAGGTTGCAAGTGTACTGACAAAGCAGCTGCCAGCTGCCGCATCAGCAGCCAAAGCAGCTCAAGAAGTCTTAGCACAAATCGCTGAGGCGCAGGCTGCAAAGCCAATGAAGGCGCTCGAAATCCAGCTACGCCCGGATAATCTTGGTGTCGTCCGCGCGAACATTCAGATGCGCGGTGGCGAGCTGGAAATTTCCCTTATCACCAGCACTCAGGAAGCTGCTGATATGTTGAAAGGGGATCGTCAGGCATTAGCACGTGTGCTTCAGGATGCCGGTTATCGTACTGAGACACAGAACATCACCGTCAACTTCAAAGACGAGATGTCTGACCAGATGCGCCAGCCAGGTCAAAACCAGGAGCGTTTTGGCCGAGGCAACAACAGTGACAGTGAAGCAGGCGAGGGCGGTTCTCAGCAAAACTGGGATGAGCAACCTCAGGCAGAGTTTGCCGGAACAGGGCAGAATGAACCGAACACTCAAGATCTTCGCAGCGGCATCTATCTGTAG
- a CDS encoding transglycosylase SLT domain-containing protein, producing MNRTLKIFAAASICSLLAVSAHASGKKTAIRLCERQMQQAAQKYDVPLGILYAVGLTETGRKNSLHPYALNIAGKAYFADSATEALAAIKRSRNRGVKLIDVGCMQINIYYHLDKFQDLKAMLDPTQNVGYAARFLSELKQREKSWTMAVARYHAGPNNNPAQKRYVCRVIKNIVASGYGRWTPNSLKFCK from the coding sequence ATGAACCGAACACTCAAGATCTTCGCAGCGGCATCTATCTGTAGTCTCCTGGCAGTCTCTGCTCATGCAAGCGGCAAGAAGACTGCCATTCGGCTCTGCGAACGTCAAATGCAACAGGCGGCACAAAAATACGACGTGCCGCTTGGCATCCTGTATGCGGTTGGTCTGACTGAGACTGGCCGCAAAAACTCCCTGCATCCTTATGCCCTTAACATCGCAGGGAAAGCCTACTTTGCTGACAGTGCAACTGAAGCGCTAGCAGCAATCAAAAGATCCCGCAATCGAGGCGTAAAGCTGATTGATGTTGGCTGCATGCAGATCAATATTTATTATCACCTCGATAAGTTTCAGGATCTCAAAGCGATGCTGGATCCCACCCAGAATGTGGGGTACGCGGCAAGGTTCCTTTCCGAGCTGAAACAGCGTGAGAAAAGCTGGACAATGGCGGTCGCCAGATACCATGCAGGGCCCAACAACAATCCCGCACAAAAACGCTATGTCTGCCGTGTTATCAAGAACATCGTTGCTTCAGGCTATGGTCGCTGGACGCCGAACTCATTAAAATTTTGTAAATAA
- a CDS encoding flagellar hook protein FlgE, whose amino-acid sequence MGLYGIMNTSVSGMNAQSNKLSTVADNISNANTVGYKRYKTAFSSLVGSGGSSGHESGIVNTTVVQTVRQQGAFNFTSRGTDLAINGNGFFQVQDPQGGTYYTRAGDFVLDKNGQMVNSGGYKLLSAGGAPVTVDLNTPVWQASNEGELGVNLASNTVAPIPAPGSGIPTGFDYKTSISTFDQNGNAVKIDIVYTKQTETTDPVTGDVTGSTWLVEAMDEAGNKIDPTAPPTPAASGEVTLQFDGDGKLSAGSPTDFLFKVPNGEVVTLDLSKTVTAGEKFSVNKVDVNGYKPSTIQNIRIESDGRVFGVYGSSAEKLLDQIQIVNFSNPDGLQAKSGNVYAATDASGDPAVGFPGDNGFGSLYSGAVEGSNVDLAAELTEMVQAQRTYSANTKVFNASSELLQELNNLR is encoded by the coding sequence ATGGGCCTCTACGGAATTATGAATACCAGCGTGTCAGGTATGAACGCGCAGTCGAACAAACTCTCAACTGTCGCGGACAATATCTCCAACGCCAATACCGTAGGCTACAAACGCTACAAAACAGCATTCTCTTCCCTCGTCGGTTCTGGTGGTAGCTCAGGACACGAGTCTGGCATTGTGAACACAACTGTTGTTCAAACCGTCCGCCAACAAGGCGCCTTCAACTTCACCTCTCGCGGTACTGATCTGGCGATCAACGGTAATGGATTCTTTCAGGTGCAAGATCCGCAAGGTGGTACCTATTATACTCGAGCAGGTGACTTCGTTCTTGATAAGAACGGTCAGATGGTGAATTCTGGTGGGTATAAACTGTTATCTGCCGGTGGAGCTCCAGTTACAGTCGATCTTAATACGCCTGTGTGGCAGGCAAGCAATGAAGGCGAGTTGGGCGTTAACTTGGCTTCAAATACGGTTGCGCCGATACCGGCTCCAGGGTCAGGTATTCCAACTGGTTTTGATTATAAGACCTCAATCAGCACGTTTGATCAGAATGGTAATGCTGTAAAAATTGACATTGTATACACTAAGCAGACGGAAACGACTGACCCTGTTACTGGTGATGTTACCGGTTCTACTTGGCTTGTTGAAGCCATGGATGAGGCAGGTAACAAGATTGACCCAACTGCTCCTCCAACACCTGCTGCTTCTGGTGAAGTGACTTTGCAGTTTGATGGTGATGGTAAGCTGTCTGCCGGTTCTCCAACTGACTTTCTGTTTAAAGTCCCGAATGGTGAAGTTGTAACGTTGGATTTGAGTAAGACCGTAACCGCAGGTGAGAAGTTTAGTGTCAACAAGGTTGATGTTAATGGATATAAGCCGTCAACCATCCAAAACATTCGCATTGAATCTGATGGTCGTGTTTTTGGTGTTTATGGAAGTAGTGCAGAGAAGCTACTCGATCAAATTCAGATCGTGAACTTCTCGAACCCAGATGGCTTGCAGGCGAAAAGCGGTAACGTTTATGCCGCAACGGACGCGTCTGGCGATCCTGCTGTTGGGTTCCCTGGAGATAATGGATTTGGTTCGCTTTACTCCGGAGCTGTCGAAGGCTCTAACGTAGATCTTGCTGCTGAACTGACTGAAATGGTTCAGGCGCAGCGAACCTATAGTGCGAACACGAAAGTGTTCAATGCAAGTTCAGAGCTCCTTCAAGAGCTGAATAACTTACGCTAA
- the flgK gene encoding flagellar hook-associated protein FlgK translates to MSLTSAMLTAQSSIAARSAEMAIASRNVANVNNPGYTRQEAVVQNIVSDTGSVVYVSHASRMVNQAAFKATLKTGSSAIASGSYANMLDQLNPSGQVPFGSNVASGIGTLNEALVSYGNDPSNQVLGQSVINSANALVDDLKQSAESLEDTRLEADAAMGRAVDNINTILSDLEDVNDKIISGSSAGRDVNSLMDQRDEMLRVLSEEIGITVLDQDNNGVAVYTDSGVTLFEKVAREVSFDTSLSLGSGEVGNNILVDGIAVAGPGATLPVSGGAIAGYSKIRDNTLVTMQTQLDETAKALVEAFQEYEPAPGTGSGDGLFTFGAGTGDLISRLKVRAAVDPAQGGDVKLLRDGGINGPTYKHNTGDNAGYSDLLKSYEAALNEERAFDPASGVNPTSTLKDFAANTVSWFSAERKTATETSTLDASAFSSNAQMLSNKTGVNIDTEMQRLLTIETAYSASARLMTAVDRMFQELLGAVR, encoded by the coding sequence ATGTCTCTTACCTCCGCAATGCTCACGGCGCAATCCTCCATCGCAGCACGCTCTGCTGAGATGGCGATTGCGTCGCGCAATGTCGCTAATGTCAATAATCCAGGCTATACGCGCCAAGAAGCCGTAGTCCAGAATATTGTCAGCGATACTGGCTCAGTTGTTTATGTTTCTCATGCGTCGCGGATGGTCAATCAGGCGGCGTTTAAGGCTACTCTGAAGACCGGAAGTTCAGCTATCGCCTCAGGGTCATATGCCAACATGTTGGATCAACTTAATCCATCTGGGCAGGTGCCATTTGGTTCGAATGTTGCATCTGGTATTGGTACGCTGAACGAAGCACTGGTTTCGTATGGTAATGATCCGTCAAATCAGGTTTTGGGTCAGTCTGTCATAAACTCAGCTAATGCACTCGTTGATGATCTGAAGCAGTCTGCTGAGTCACTGGAAGATACACGCCTGGAAGCTGATGCAGCTATGGGCCGGGCCGTTGATAACATCAATACGATTCTTTCAGACCTTGAAGATGTTAATGACAAAATCATTTCAGGTTCAAGCGCTGGTAGAGATGTAAATAGCCTTATGGATCAGAGAGACGAAATGCTTCGAGTTCTCTCTGAGGAAATTGGTATTACTGTCCTTGATCAAGATAACAATGGTGTGGCGGTCTATACCGACAGTGGTGTAACACTCTTTGAGAAAGTTGCTCGAGAAGTTTCATTTGATACATCTCTTTCGCTTGGGTCGGGCGAGGTCGGAAATAACATCTTAGTTGATGGTATTGCTGTGGCTGGTCCTGGAGCGACATTGCCAGTTTCTGGTGGTGCGATAGCCGGTTACTCCAAAATTCGCGATAACACTCTCGTCACAATGCAAACGCAACTTGATGAAACAGCCAAAGCTCTGGTGGAGGCTTTTCAGGAGTATGAACCTGCACCGGGTACAGGCTCCGGTGATGGTTTGTTTACTTTTGGCGCAGGTACTGGGGACCTGATCAGTCGTTTGAAAGTGCGAGCTGCAGTAGATCCTGCTCAAGGTGGTGATGTGAAGCTGCTGCGCGATGGCGGTATTAATGGGCCGACTTATAAGCATAACACTGGCGATAATGCTGGTTACTCTGATCTATTGAAAAGCTATGAAGCAGCCCTCAATGAGGAACGTGCTTTCGATCCAGCCTCAGGTGTAAATCCGACGTCAACCTTAAAGGATTTTGCAGCTAACACCGTAAGTTGGTTTAGTGCTGAGCGTAAGACTGCAACTGAAACTTCTACACTTGATGCGTCGGCATTCAGCTCTAACGCACAGATGCTCTCCAATAAGACAGGTGTGAACATCGACACTGAGATGCAGCGTCTTTTGACGATCGAAACAGCTTATTCTGCGTCTGCACGATTAATGACGGCTGTTGATCGGATGTTCCAAGAGTTGTTGGGAGCGGTGAGATAA
- a CDS encoding flagellar hook-associated family protein, translating to MVYTVSTLSSSIRLSDYLTEQRARLDKAVIENASKKHADMGLALGAQTGATTSFRSEYSQLESQLDTNRQLVTRLDVMNTALDNIHESNADFRSDLIALKSNSNNLKTASNLAYTELDKLTNALNTNVSGVYVFGGINTGTAPVNDFKSLPGGPEVQVEQAFQTFFGHSIDDPATEAIPAKGDPAGNDWETFLDSAGFKDIFGADWTTHWSSATDEKMTSTIENGVTTTGSGSANEKAFGELAEGLSIVAVFGKLNLNTEAEKFITDRAVNSLNSGVDKTIVIEAQNGAIKTNVERTNSDIIAKKDVLNMRINDLENIDENRAAVELSLAQTQLEATYAITAKIKDLNIMKYL from the coding sequence ATGGTTTACACAGTATCTACATTATCTAGTTCAATCCGGCTCTCTGATTATTTAACCGAGCAGCGCGCGCGGCTCGATAAAGCGGTCATTGAAAATGCTTCTAAGAAGCACGCTGACATGGGTTTGGCGTTGGGAGCGCAGACCGGCGCAACAACTTCTTTTCGCTCGGAATACTCACAGCTAGAAAGTCAGTTGGATACAAACCGTCAGTTGGTCACTCGACTTGATGTGATGAACACTGCGTTGGACAACATTCACGAGAGTAATGCTGACTTCCGTTCTGATCTTATTGCTTTGAAAAGCAACTCCAACAATCTGAAAACAGCTTCCAATCTCGCATATACTGAACTGGATAAACTCACTAACGCTCTCAACACAAACGTGAGCGGTGTTTATGTGTTTGGTGGGATTAACACAGGGACTGCGCCCGTAAACGACTTTAAAAGTCTGCCAGGTGGACCTGAAGTCCAGGTTGAACAAGCTTTCCAAACGTTCTTTGGACATTCCATTGATGATCCTGCAACAGAGGCCATTCCTGCGAAGGGTGATCCTGCTGGTAATGACTGGGAGACTTTTCTAGATAGTGCAGGATTTAAAGACATCTTTGGTGCGGATTGGACGACACACTGGTCCTCGGCAACTGACGAAAAGATGACGTCCACGATTGAAAATGGTGTGACGACTACCGGCTCAGGCTCTGCAAATGAAAAGGCATTTGGTGAGTTGGCCGAAGGACTCTCTATTGTTGCAGTGTTTGGTAAGCTCAATCTCAACACTGAGGCTGAGAAGTTTATCACTGATCGTGCAGTGAACAGTTTGAACAGTGGTGTCGATAAAACCATCGTTATCGAAGCGCAAAATGGCGCGATCAAAACGAATGTTGAGCGCACCAACTCAGATATTATCGCTAAAAAAGACGTTTTGAATATGCGCATCAATGATCTTGAGAACATTGATGAAAACCGCGCAGCAGTAGAGTTGAGCCTTGCTCAGACCCAGCTTGAGGCAACTTACGCTATTACTGCAAAAATCAAAGACCTGAACATTATGAAGTATCTGTAG
- the flaF gene encoding flagellar biosynthesis regulator FlaF, translating to MYQMSYAETLEDSSEDRRGQERELFSLVVAQLQAADEHGSASSEAAQALTSVHRLWSILISDLGSPENGLPAELRADLISIGIWCVKQADLIREGKSDDFKSLIEINELVRDGLS from the coding sequence ATGTATCAAATGTCATACGCCGAAACGCTCGAGGATTCTTCTGAAGATAGAAGAGGGCAAGAGCGTGAGCTGTTTTCTCTGGTAGTTGCTCAATTGCAGGCTGCAGACGAGCATGGAAGTGCATCGAGCGAAGCAGCGCAGGCTTTGACCTCAGTTCATCGCCTCTGGAGCATACTGATCAGTGATTTAGGGAGCCCCGAAAATGGGCTTCCGGCTGAGTTGCGCGCGGATCTGATTTCAATAGGGATCTGGTGTGTCAAACAAGCTGATTTGATCCGTGAGGGGAAGTCTGACGATTTCAAGAGCCTGATTGAGATTAATGAACTTGTTCGTGACGGTTTAAGTTAA
- a CDS encoding flagellar biosynthesis repressor FlbT produces the protein MRLHLKAGEKVFINGAVLSFEQKTSVKLLNDASFLLEAYVMQPEDTTTPLRQLYFYVQNALIDPKTELESLHGALLMLASIHRAVENPELIEGLGIVEKKIKDKRYFDALRTLKKLFAVEMAIWSDEQSKDESEQSETVVMPFARAVGEN, from the coding sequence ATGCGTTTGCACCTAAAAGCAGGTGAGAAAGTATTTATCAATGGCGCTGTTTTGTCATTTGAGCAAAAGACGTCAGTGAAGCTTTTGAATGACGCAAGTTTTCTTCTTGAAGCTTATGTCATGCAGCCAGAAGACACGACGACGCCACTTCGACAGCTATATTTCTATGTTCAGAATGCGTTGATAGACCCTAAAACTGAGTTGGAAAGCCTTCATGGAGCTCTGTTGATGCTTGCGTCAATCCATAGGGCTGTTGAAAATCCAGAGCTTATTGAAGGGCTAGGGATCGTCGAAAAGAAGATCAAGGATAAGAGATATTTCGACGCTCTTCGCACTTTGAAAAAGCTCTTCGCTGTTGAGATGGCTATTTGGTCTGATGAGCAGTCGAAGGACGAGAGCGAACAGTCTGAAACCGTTGTTATGCCATTTGCTCGCGCAGTGGGCGAGAACTAA
- the flgD gene encoding flagellar hook assembly protein FlgD — protein MSVDPVGSTNGASSNEPVFKPQGSEQAYLDYNAFLMLFMESLKSQDPTDPLDTAEYMGQLAQFSAVEQSTKTNTHLTSMLQQHSINQANNLIGATVEVPNADGTETTTGVIKSVQILTDGSIATLEDGTKVALVPGIEISRPPADPQPEADA, from the coding sequence ATGAGTGTTGACCCGGTAGGATCCACCAATGGAGCTTCATCCAACGAGCCTGTTTTCAAGCCACAGGGCAGTGAGCAGGCGTATTTGGATTACAATGCATTCTTGATGCTTTTCATGGAATCTTTGAAGAGCCAGGATCCGACAGATCCGCTTGATACAGCTGAGTATATGGGCCAGCTGGCTCAGTTTTCTGCAGTGGAACAGTCCACCAAGACCAATACCCACTTGACGTCGATGCTGCAGCAGCATTCGATCAATCAGGCAAACAATCTGATTGGTGCGACTGTTGAAGTGCCGAATGCAGATGGTACTGAGACCACCACCGGTGTGATCAAGTCTGTTCAGATCCTGACAGACGGCTCTATAGCGACCCTTGAAGATGGTACTAAAGTTGCTCTCGTACCAGGTATTGAGATTTCTCGCCCTCCGGCAGATCCTCAACCTGAAGCTGACGCTTAA
- the fliQ gene encoding flagellar biosynthesis protein FliQ produces the protein MNEADALDIVRTAIWTVITATGPAVAGAMLVGLIIALFQALTQIQEMTLTFIPKIVVIFILIAMTGPFIGSQIFSLTEMVYGRIEHGF, from the coding sequence ATGAATGAGGCAGATGCACTCGATATTGTGCGAACAGCAATTTGGACTGTTATTACAGCGACAGGCCCCGCAGTTGCGGGCGCCATGCTCGTTGGTTTGATTATCGCCTTGTTTCAAGCTCTCACGCAAATTCAGGAAATGACACTCACGTTCATTCCCAAGATTGTCGTGATCTTTATTTTGATTGCTATGACCGGACCATTTATCGGTTCGCAGATCTTCTCTCTCACTGAGATGGTCTACGGTCGCATTGAGCATGGGTTCTGA